Within Felis catus isolate Fca126 chromosome A1, F.catus_Fca126_mat1.0, whole genome shotgun sequence, the genomic segment GGTCCTGTGTTTAATTAATTATAGAAAATGCTTTGAGTGGACTATCTTCTCAATTCTCCCAAGGATAATGCTCAGCTAGTAGCACTTTAGATGCACAAAAATTCATTCATTACATAAAATGTATGCCTGAAGACATTACGACTCAGTTCTGTTAAGGACTTCTGGTGGGAAGACTTAGAATGGAGTCTAAAAATCAGGTTATTCCTGCCTAACCAGGATCCCTTCTATACCAGAACTCTTTAGGAGAAGGCAGCAACTAAACCAGACCATAAAGGAAACTGTCCTCTGTTTTGCATGTCCAGGAAACAAGGTTGTTCACTCATAGCACCAGCACCTCAGAGCCCTCCTTCAAAGTCTCTTGGCTTAATGAGCCCATGAACCTGGTCCCTTAAAAACCCCAgatgctcactctctccccctgcctccagtCCATGGCACCTTCTCTATCCCACAACGCACCAGTGGGAAGTCCCAGGGTGAAGTACTGGTCTGGCCCTGGGTTAAACTGGATGATGCGATTCCTGATGTACTTGGCTGCCCACTCGCTGGCCTGAGAATAATGGTCCAGGATGATGAGCTTCATCTTGTCCTGTAGGGGACAGGTGACAAAAGGAATCAGTGGTAAGGGACAGGAATAAAGGGAGGGATGCAggtggctggggagaggggagaagccCTTCTCACCCAGCAACACCCTCTGCCTAGGCTGATGagccaggaagaggaaaagatcCCAACTTTCAGCTCACAGAGGAATAGGCTGGGCCAAGTGCCTCCACCACCCACCAGGAGGCACTGCTgtgagacagacctgggttctaaTCTCCGTTCCTCCATTTACCAACGGCAGAACCTTAGTCAAAGGACTCAAGATCTTCGAGACTGTTTCCTCAGGCATGAAAATGGGGACAGTACCTCCCTGACAGATTTCACGATGGTGAATATTAAATAAGGATGCATGTAAACCATAGTGTTTAATATGTTGGCAATTACTTTGTAGCTCGACCCAGCCCTCTTTCCCGACCCCTCTTCCCCCATCCGCTGGATATTTTGTACCTACAGCCTCTTCCTCAATAAACAGAGGTGTAGTGGTATACTGGGACGCTAGAGCAGGTGAGATCCACGGGTTTTGCCTGTAGAGGTGTGTTCTCTTATCAGTGCTGGAGTGGGTGCTCCCACCGGCCTGGCTTGCTTTGTGgaccctcagtttcccccacAGCGTATGGGGGAAAATGTAACCGCTCCGCAAGGAGGGCGTCTGCTACGCTCTCACTGCGGTCAGTTAGAGTGAGAGGCGGAAGTGTCTGGATCAGCCATCCAAAGGATACGGGTGTGCCTTTCCGACCCCGATGGCGATCCCATCGCCCCTCCGGCCCTGCATGGGGAAGGGATCCCAGCAGCTCGCTGGCTCACGGTCCCCGGGGACCAGAGGCAGGGGCAACGCTCGGGCCCCGCCCGCGCCCACCCGCGAGGAGGGTCCCCGCCAGCCCGGTACCCACTTACTCCGACACCTCCCGCGGCGGCTGCAGCAACTGTGCTGGCGGCCCCGCCCCGCTCGGGTCACGTGGCACCGGGTCACGCGGAGCAGCTCTCAGCCGGAGGGGCTGACTCGTCCGGGTGATTGCGGGGCCCTGGCTCCCGGTGGACTGTGCCCTGACTGGGGCCAGCCACCCTTTCATCTCCGCTCCAGGGACGCGCAGGGCTGGGAACAGCCGTGGGAGGCGAGACTTGGAGACTGGGTTCGTGCAGGAGTCCGGGGACTTGGGGGCCTCAGGTGACTCCCAGGAATGCAGTGCTTGGCCTGGGGTTGGGGCCTGAGTTTTAGtgctggggaagggtgggggcaggaagagcAGAATCGCTTCCTTCGAGTCTCCTAGAGTTGGGCCTAGCTCTGCCTTCAGGTTAACTTTTAGATGTCATGGTTTTACCTAGATATTACAACCTCTTTGCTTTAAATATAAttggatttttcttgctttgtttttaaagcttaatCTTTACAGCAATCTttacagagaaaagggaaggccCCTGGTCTTCCCAGGTCTCCACCTCAAGGTAACATTGCTAAcaaaaatgatatgaaaacagggagggggacaaaacataagagacccttaaatacagaggacaaacagagggttgctggaggggttgttggggtgcggatgggctaaatggctaaagggcattaaggaatccactcctgaaaccattgttgcactatatgctaactaacttggatgtaaaaaaaaaaaaaaaaaaaaaaaagataacattgcTAACAGTTTTAGACTACATTTCCAAATTGTTTTTCcttgaatgtttttctattttacagaaatgGGAACACACCACACAATGAGCTAGGTGGCCACATTCTGCAGTTCCCGTCATTGGGCTCACGGCTCCCCGTGGGCCCATCTGCAGCCCCAGGCCAGCTTGATAGAGGTGGTGTTAGTCTGGTGAGGCCCTGATGAGAAGGAGTGGTGGAGCTAATTTGCAGGGGGGAAAAATGCAGTCAGAAATCTTATTTCCACATGAGGACCGTAGATGTTTCACAACCCCAGTCTCCAAATGCATCagataaatgggggagggggggtgctcaTCAGCAGCTGCCTTCGGGTCTGTCCAGGAAGAATGACTTCATGTGACTGGGTCTGTCCAGGAAGAATGACTTCATGTGACTTTAAGCGGGCCTGTCCCTTCCACCCCAATCCCCATTACCTTTTTGTAGG encodes:
- the LOC109502329 gene encoding uncharacterized protein LOC109502329, with amino-acid sequence MAIPSPLRPCMGKGSQQLAGSRSPGTRGRGNARAPPAPTREEGPRQPGTHLLRHLPRRLQQLCWRPRPARVTWHRVTRSSSQPEGLTRPGDCGALAPGGLCPDWGQPPFHLRSRDAQGWEQPWEARLGDWVRAGVRGLGGLSLIFTAIFTEKREGPWSSQVSTSRNGNTPHNELGGHILQFPSLGSRLPVGPSAAPGQLDRGGVSLAWWLMLAVGWNTHIGPLPVAWASSQHGGWVPRATISNRREWLIMEWTSEPHSLVMNLSSTIY